A genomic segment from Lycium ferocissimum isolate CSIRO_LF1 unplaced genomic scaffold, AGI_CSIRO_Lferr_CH_V1 ctg5998, whole genome shotgun sequence encodes:
- the LOC132045082 gene encoding pentatricopeptide repeat-containing protein At1g09900 yields the protein MELIVPTKQTHEGICSFHSKRFSGCCNNRGRSKTTSVKLLVRQNKVFAISTTETNGRLSRPHVVISENNFEEFESNNYLRRLVRDGELEESFKHLESMVYRGDIPDIIPCTSLIRGFCRIGKTKKATRVLEILEDSGAVPDVITYNVLISGHCKSGEIDNALKVLDRMSVAPDVVTYNTILRTLCDCGKLKQAMHVLDRMLQRECYPDVITYTILIEATCKESGVGQAMKLLDEMRSKGCVPDVVTYNVLINGICKEGRLNEAIKFLNNMPSYGCQPNVITHNIILRSMCSTGRWMDAEKLLADMVRKGCSPSVVTFNILINFLCRKGLLGRAIDLLDKMPKYGCTPNSLSYNPLLHAFCKEKKMDRAIEYLEVMVSRGCYPDIVTYNTLLTALCKDGKVDVAVEILNQLSKKGCSPVLITYNTVIDGLSKVGKTELAIELLNEMREKGLQPDIITYSSLVAGLSREGKVDEAIKFFHDLEGLDVRPNAITYNAIMLGLCKARQTDRAIDFLAYMISKGCKPTESTYTILIEGIAYEGLAEEALELLNELCSRGVVKKSSAEQVVVKM from the coding sequence ATGGAATTAATAGTGCCAACGAAGCAAACCCATGAAGGGATTTGCTCATTTCACTCCAAGCGGTTCTCAGGTTGTTGTAATAATAGGGGGAGGTCCAAGACCACTTCAGTAAAGCTACTTGTGAGACAAAATAAGGTTTTTGCTATTTCAACAACTGAAACGAATGGTAGGTTATCAAGGCCACATGTTGTTATAtctgaaaataattttgaagaatttgagAGTAATAATTATCTTCGTCGGTTGGTTAGAGATGGGGAATTAGAAGAAAGTTTCAAGCACCTTGAGAGTATGGTGTATCGTGGGGATATTCCTGATATTATTCCATGTACAAGTTTGATTCGTGGGTTTTGTAGAATTGGGAAAACTAAGAAGGCTACAAGAGTTTTGGAGATCCTTGAGGATTCCGGAGCTGTTCCTGATGTTATTACTTACAATGTCTTGATTAGTGGTCATTGTAAATCTGGAGAAATTGATAATGCATTGAAGGTCTTGGACCGAATGAGTGTTGCACCTGATGTAGTCACATACAATACTATTTTGCGCACCTTATGTGATTGTGGCAAATTGAAACAAGCTATGCATGTTCTTGACCGTATGTTGCAGAGAGAATGTTACCCTGATGTCATTACCTACACCATTTTGATCGAAGCTACGTGTAAGGAAAGTGGCGTGGGGCAGGCAATGAAGCTGTTGGATGAAATGAGGAGTAAAGGATGTGTACCTGATGTCGTCACTTATAATGTTCTAATAAATGGGATTTGTAAGGAAGGCAGATTGAATGAAGCAATCAAGTTCCTGAATAATATGCCATCTTATGGCTGCCAACCTAATGTGATTACACACAATATAATTTTGCGTAGTATGTGTAGTACGGGTAGGTGGATGGATGCCGAGAAACTGTTGGCCGATATGGTTAGAAAAGGCTGTTCTCCTAGTGTTGTCACATTTAATATCTTGATCAATTTTTTATGTCGGAAAGGACTGTTGGGACGGGCTATTGATTTATTGGACAAGATGCCCAAGTATGGGTGTACTCCAAACTCCTTGAGTTATAATCCATTGCTTCATGCATTCtgcaaagagaagaaaatggATCGAGCGATTGAGTATTTGGAAGTTATGGTGAGTAGGGGTTGTTACCCTgatattgtgacttataatacATTGCTCACAGCTTTGTGCAAAGATGGTAAGGTTGATGTTGCAGTTGAAATCCTCAACCAACTTAGCAAAAAAGGTTGTTCTCCAGTCCTAATCACTTACAATACAGTGATTGATGGACTATCCAAAGTGGGGAAAACTGAACTTGCCATTGAACTGCTTAATGAAATGCGAGAGAAAGGTCTGCAACCTGATATAATTACGTATTCCTCGCTTGTGGCAGGTCTTAGTAGGGAAGGAAAAGTTGATGAAGCCATTAAGTTCTTTCATGACTTAGAAGGATTGGATGTCAGGCCCAATGCTATAACCTACAATGCCATTATGTTGGGCCTGTGTAAAGCTCGCCAAACAGATCGTGCAATCGACTTCTTGGCTTATATGATTTCAAAGGGTTGTAAACCTACTGAATCTACATACACTATTCTAATTGAAGGTATTGCTTATGAAGGCTTAGCAGAGGAGGCTTTAGAGTTATTGAATGAGTTGTGCTCTAGAGGAGTTGTCAAGAAGAGTTCTGCTGAACAGGTTGTGGTTAAGATGTAG